Proteins from one bacterium genomic window:
- a CDS encoding type 1 glutamine amidotransferase, with amino-acid sequence MPPLSKADLTGLKVAAIVADGFEQSELDGPVEALRQAGATVDILAQDEAHLKNIIGVRHFEHGPGVKADRLLSDASMNDYHALLVPGGLASPDTMRQSEAHLTFLRAFMRANKPVALICHGPWVLADAEMAEGRRLTSWPGIRRDLERAGATWVDAEVVRDGNLVTSRKPQDIPAFADAFIETLAAVKRPV; translated from the coding sequence ATGCCCCCCCTCTCCAAGGCGGATCTCACGGGCCTCAAGGTCGCGGCCATCGTCGCGGACGGCTTCGAGCAGTCCGAGCTCGATGGCCCGGTGGAGGCCTTGCGCCAAGCCGGTGCCACGGTGGACATCCTGGCCCAGGACGAGGCGCACCTGAAGAACATCATCGGGGTGCGCCACTTCGAGCACGGCCCCGGGGTCAAGGCCGATAGGCTGCTCTCGGACGCCTCGATGAACGACTACCACGCCCTCCTGGTGCCGGGCGGTCTTGCGAGCCCCGACACCATGCGCCAGTCGGAGGCGCACCTGACCTTCTTGCGGGCCTTCATGCGCGCGAACAAGCCGGTCGCCCTCATCTGTCACGGGCCCTGGGTGCTGGCGGACGCCGAGATGGCCGAAGGCCGCCGCCTGACCTCGTGGCCCGGCATCCGGCGTGACCTGGAGCGGGCCGGGGCCACCTGGGTCGACGCGGAGGTCGTGCGCGACGGCAACCTCGTCACCAGCCGCAAGCCCCAGGACATCCCGGCTTTCGCCGACGCGTTCATCGAGACCCTGGCTGCGGTCAAGCGCCCGGTTTGA
- a CDS encoding endonuclease III domain-containing protein — MMVGALLTQSVAWRNVETCIRRLKEAELLDWRALHAAPDTQIEELIRPSRYFRAKTQKLKALASHVVMRHGGDLPRMFATPLPELRRELLAVHGLGPETVDCILVYAAQLPSFVVDAYTRRIFSRLGYFDERIGYEAMRRFFSDRLPPDVPLFNEYHALIDALGHHHCHPQAPKCDTCPLRDRCQHP, encoded by the coding sequence ATGATGGTCGGGGCCCTGCTGACCCAGTCGGTCGCCTGGCGCAACGTGGAAACGTGCATCAGGCGCCTCAAGGAAGCGGAACTGCTGGACTGGCGCGCCCTCCACGCGGCGCCCGACACGCAGATCGAGGAGCTGATCCGCCCCTCTCGCTACTTCCGGGCCAAGACGCAAAAGCTCAAGGCCCTGGCCTCCCACGTCGTCATGCGCCACGGCGGGGACCTCCCGCGCATGTTCGCCACCCCGCTGCCCGAGCTTCGAAGGGAGCTACTCGCCGTCCACGGCCTCGGCCCCGAGACGGTCGATTGCATCCTCGTCTACGCGGCCCAGTTGCCGAGCTTCGTGGTGGACGCCTACACCCGCCGGATCTTCAGCCGGCTGGGCTACTTCGACGAGCGAATCGGCTACGAGGCCATGCGGCGGTTCTTCAGCGATCGCCTCCCCCCCGACGTCCCCCTCTTCAATGAGTACCACGCCCTGATCGACGCGCTGGGCCACCACCACTGCCATCCCCAGGCGCCCAAGTGCGACACCTGCCCCTTACGGGACAGGTGCCAGCACCCTTAG
- a CDS encoding PAS domain-containing sensor histidine kinase, protein MEPTALDLSAGTRDQLQELSRVFGVDEQEAIAKVLNDYLASPCGLQHPRMRALLESEAKLLAIIEHAPDVIFVKDLKGRYELINPAGARVIGLAREAIIGKRDVDLVSPELAASLEEADRSVMSSHQPRLSEERFSSDGAERVMQTIKFPYFSREGRLLGLIGIGRDVTEQKRLESALNELAQGLSASTGRTFFTSIARYLSKALHVGHVLIEVATPDPTIIRAVTWLSPGKLEEDFSYSMIGTPCELVYGKKFLAYPKDLATHFPKDPFVKEIGLESYAGIPLFRSDGAPLGIVAVVHTAPLTNIPYVEMLLKIVAKRIEAELERQLAEEEVIHQTVELEKTKELARLRSSFVNSVSHELRGPLTSVIGYAEFLEDAVGGTLTTQQAEFVRQIQSGAQRLQRLVGDLLDFARIEAGTFRINLEETDLAPKIRGLLQSFRPQIEETKLDLSLELAEEPLVLRVDPQRIEQILGNLLSNAIKFTPPGGRITIRVRREQGMVRFEVADSGGGIAEEDQPKLFRPFSQLDAGGRKAKGTGLGLSIAKTLVEAHGGTIGVSSALGKGATFWFTLPALSLAKLPA, encoded by the coding sequence ATGGAACCGACCGCCCTCGACCTCAGCGCAGGCACCCGCGACCAGCTTCAGGAGCTCAGCCGCGTATTCGGCGTGGATGAGCAGGAGGCGATCGCGAAGGTCCTCAATGACTACCTCGCAAGCCCGTGCGGCCTCCAGCATCCCCGGATGCGGGCCCTGCTCGAGAGCGAAGCCAAGCTGCTTGCGATCATCGAGCACGCCCCCGACGTCATCTTCGTCAAAGATCTCAAGGGACGCTACGAGCTGATCAACCCGGCCGGCGCGAGGGTTATCGGGCTCGCGCGTGAGGCGATCATCGGGAAGCGAGACGTGGACCTCGTCTCACCCGAGCTCGCCGCCTCCCTCGAGGAGGCGGATCGGTCGGTCATGAGCAGCCACCAGCCGCGCCTTTCGGAGGAGCGCTTCTCCAGCGATGGGGCCGAGCGGGTGATGCAGACCATCAAGTTTCCCTACTTCTCCCGAGAGGGCCGGTTGCTTGGGCTCATCGGGATCGGCCGTGACGTCACGGAGCAGAAGCGCCTCGAGAGCGCCCTGAACGAGCTGGCGCAGGGGCTCTCGGCCTCCACGGGGCGTACCTTCTTCACCTCGATCGCGCGTTATCTTTCAAAGGCGCTGCACGTGGGCCACGTCCTGATCGAGGTGGCGACCCCCGATCCGACCATCATCCGTGCGGTCACTTGGTTGAGCCCAGGAAAGCTGGAGGAGGACTTCTCTTACTCGATGATCGGGACCCCATGCGAGTTGGTCTACGGCAAAAAGTTTCTTGCCTATCCGAAGGATCTGGCGACCCACTTTCCAAAGGACCCCTTCGTGAAAGAGATCGGCCTGGAGAGCTACGCGGGGATCCCGCTCTTCAGGTCCGACGGGGCGCCCTTGGGGATCGTGGCCGTGGTTCACACGGCCCCACTGACCAACATTCCCTACGTCGAGATGCTGCTGAAGATCGTCGCCAAACGCATCGAAGCCGAGCTCGAGCGGCAGCTCGCCGAAGAGGAGGTCATCCATCAGACCGTCGAACTGGAGAAGACCAAGGAGCTTGCGCGGTTGAGGAGCAGCTTCGTCAACTCCGTCTCCCACGAGTTGCGAGGCCCCCTGACCTCGGTCATCGGGTATGCCGAGTTCCTGGAGGATGCCGTGGGCGGTACCCTGACCACCCAGCAGGCGGAGTTCGTCCGGCAGATCCAGAGCGGGGCTCAGCGCCTGCAACGCTTGGTTGGCGATTTGCTGGATTTTGCCCGGATCGAGGCGGGGACCTTCCGGATCAACCTGGAGGAAACCGATCTCGCCCCCAAGATCCGAGGCCTCCTCCAGAGCTTTCGCCCCCAGATCGAGGAGACCAAGCTTGATCTGAGCCTCGAGCTTGCCGAGGAGCCGCTCGTCCTGCGGGTCGATCCTCAGCGCATCGAGCAGATTCTCGGCAACTTGCTCAGCAATGCCATCAAGTTCACTCCGCCGGGGGGGCGCATCACCATCCGGGTCCGTCGCGAACAGGGAATGGTCCGCTTCGAGGTCGCCGACTCGGGGGGTGGGATCGCCGAGGAGGACCAGCCAAAGCTCTTCAGGCCCTTCAGCCAGCTCGATGCCGGAGGCCGAAAGGCCAAGGGGACCGGTCTCGGCCTGAGCATCGCCAAGACCCTGGTCGAAGCCCATGGGGGCACGATCGGCGTGAGCAGCGCCCTGGGAAAGGGGGCCACCTTCTGGTTCACCCTCCCGGCGCTGAGCCTGGCTAAACTGCCTGCTTAG